A DNA window from Drosophila gunungcola strain Sukarami unplaced genomic scaffold, Dgunungcola_SK_2 000072F, whole genome shotgun sequence contains the following coding sequences:
- the LOC128264517 gene encoding delta(3,5)-Delta(2,4)-dienoyl-CoA isomerase, mitochondrial — protein MSLSRLNTLMKLATQPTAIRAIQMQPQRNLSALSSESAGPGGHFKTLAISSPKPFVYHVELHRPSQLNAINKQMWMEIKECIDGLAINPDCRAIVLSAAGKHFTAGIDLNDMMNLGQALAETDDYARKGIILERTIKLYQDSISSLEQCPKPVITAVHRACIGAGVDLITASDIRYCTEDAFFQVKEVDIGMAADVGTLQRLPKVVGSQSLARELCYTGRRFEAAEAHSSGMVSRLFPDRESLLSGALALAEIIASKSPIAVRTTKENMIYSLEHTNQQGLDHIRLLNKLNLQSEDFAQAVAAQLTKDEKPVFAKL, from the exons ATGTCGCTATCCCGGCTAAACACTCTAATGAAACTGGCTACCCAGCCCACAG CCATCCGAGCCATACAGATGCAGCCCCAGAGGAACCTGTCCGCCCTGAGTTCGGAATCCGCCGGACCCGGCGGCCACTTCAAGACCCTGGCCATCAGCTCGCCCAAGCCGTTCGTCTACCATGTGGAGCTCCATCGTCCCAGCCAGTTGAATGCCATTAACAAGCAGATGTGGAT GGAGATCAAGGAGTGCATCGACGGGCTGGCCATCAATCCCGACTGCCGGGCCATCGTGCTGTCCGCCGCCGGGAAGCACTTCACCGCCGGCATCGACCTGAACGACATGATGAACCTGGGCCAGGCGCTGGCCGAGACCGACGACTACGCCCGCAAGGGCATCATCTTGGAGCGCACGATCAAGCTGTACCAGGACTCGATCAGCAGCCTGGAGCAGTGCCCCAAGCCGGTGATCACGGCGGTGCACAGGGCGTGCATTGGGGCCGGCGTGGACCTGATCACCGCCTCCGACATCCGCTATTGCACCGAGGACGCCTTCTTCCAGGTGAAGGAGGTGGACATCGGCATGGCCGCCGACGTGGGCACCCTGCAGCGTCTGCCCAAGGTCGTGGGCAGCCAGTCGCTGGCCCGCGAGCTCTGCTACACGGGTCGCCGCTTCGAGGCCGCCGAGGCCCACTCCTCGGGCATGGTCAGCCGCCTCTTTCCGGACAGGGAGTCCCTGCTGAGCGGAGCCCTGGCCCTGGCCGAGATCATCGCCAGCAAGAGTCCCATCGCCGTGAGGACCACCAAGGAGAACATGATCTACTCGCTGGAGCACACCAACCAGCAGGGATTGGACCACATT CGCCTGCTGAATAAGCTCAACCTGCAGTCGGAGGACTTTGCCCAAGCAGTGGCCGCCCAATTGACCAAGGACGAGAAGCCCGTGTTTGCCAAGCTGTGA
- the LOC128264532 gene encoding TIP41-like protein, protein MIANPQCFVPRLPVDSEAIQFHDWVISYEKSHILKSSCKLGTDECCPKDSADRCDLCHYQHSLELPHLPDMVFHKNRLVLQHKDGDVLEFKPMEALALVDNGKQPLEVACAQEWRETRPEQTMEEKFKPFDWTFTSTYQGTMNEKVRSESTDQTLNKFKLMQRENIIFYHDLTLFEDELHDHGISVMSVRIRVMPSGFFILLRHFLRVDDVLIRMHDTRFHHEIENDFILKEYIHREAPCIDLQNSVAFWTNPDEMQNFLPVKTKQLHKLFFK, encoded by the exons ATGATC GCCAATCCCCAGTGCTTTGTGCCCCGGCTGCCGGTGGACAGCGAGGCGATCCAGTTCCACGACTGGGTCATTAGCTACGAGAAGTCGCATATCCTGAAGAGCAGCTGCAAGCTGGGCACCGACGAGTGCTGCCCCAAGGACTCCGCCGACCGCTGCGACCTCTGCCATTATCAGCACTCCCTGGAGCTGCCCCACCTGCCCGACATGGTGTTCCACAAGAACCGGCTGGTGCTCCAGCACAAGGACGGCGACGTTCTCGAGTTCAAGCCCATGGAGGCCTTGGCCCTGGTGGACAACGGCAAGCAACCGCTGGAGGTCGCCTGCGCACAAGAGTGGCGGGAAACGCG CCCCGAACAGACCATGGAGGAGAAGTTCAAGCCCTTCGACTGGACATTCACATCCACCTACCAGGGCACCATGAACGAGAAGGTGCGCTCGGAGAGCACGGATCAGACCCTCAACAAGTTCAAGCTGATGCAGCGCGAGAACATCATTTTCTATCATGATCTAACCCTGTTCGAGGACGAGCTGCACGACCATGGTATTTCGGTGATGAGCGTTCGCATC CGCGTGATGCCCTCTGGTTTCTTCATACTGCTGCGCCATTTCCTGCGCGTGGACGATGTGCTCATCCGGATGCACGACACGCGCTTTCACCACGAGATTGAGAACGACTTCATTTTGAAGGAATACATCCACCGGGAGGCGCCCTGCATAGACCTCCAAAACTCCGTGGCGTTTTGGACCAACCCAGATGAAATGCAGAACTTTCTGCCTGTGAAGACCAAGCAGTTGCACAAGCTCTTCTTCAAGTGA
- the LOC128264508 gene encoding pineapple eye protein, whose product MTMCVLCRSSENEELAFGPVLSEGRITVHRNCLYLSSNLVQRGNQRHGILRFLEEDILAEAKRCRPLTCCYCHRAGANIGCCKNGCRRTFHTKCGISNLAQNQFRDTFKSYCHQHVRRNRQRPPSEAENCIICQELLVAEGGRFSVVTCLTSPCCRNGWFHRNCLQEYANTAGYFFKCPLCNNSKEFHDVALMGISVSNQDASWETEPNAFAEQLLRDQACTAVFCRQAAGRLGDVGSLLYCNLCGSNPVHCYCTNPVDGDYVCGVCSVVSPVVSPVTRPPTPAVVTADEDNTDSDDFELIAQFPQLRAIVSRSQLSGGNDDSAMNNTRDPVHSKLSASVWDDSDTEDDEDVFRRVVEIEEQSRATGRANEEPSTSGASETPVQPLAGIGLANVVVSASPRSVPSPPGTSAATALGRRTSSTLATASSGSEKVSPPRPRAGRRSSSTLATASSGSEKVSPPRPRAGRRSAARSTATSGAEPRRSSARLQALENQENAKPEKEASPAGCSSSNAAAPTRRSLRSRRTLPARMPEPGQKESDTSKEREPKKRRVSPAPAARPTGRRPLRPLTPEATASRSNGRTLRRRTVAAPNSSQPQLGNLDVSCVANRTRQRLPAHLASRK is encoded by the exons ATGACGATGTGCGTGTTGTGTCGCAGCAGCGAAAATGAGGAGTTGGCCTTCGGGCCCGTCCTTTCGGAGGGAAGGATAACGGTGCACCGCAACTGTCTG TACCTGAGCTCCAATCTCGTCCAGCGCGGCAACCAGCGCCACGGCATCCTACGCTTCCTCGAGGAGGACATCCTGGCGGAGGCGAAGCGCTGCCGGCCGCTCACCTGCTGCTACTGCCACCGCGCAGGGGCCAACATCGGGTGCTGCAAGAACGGATGCCGGCGCACCTTCCACACCAAGTGCGGCATCAGCAACCTGGCGCAGAACCAATTCCGCGACACCTTCAAGTCCTATTGCCACCAGCATGTGCGCCGCAATCGCCAGCGTCCGCCGTCGGAGGCGGAGAACTGCATCATCTGCCAGGAGCTGCTGGTCGCCGAGGGAGGTCGCTTCAGCGTGGTGACCTGCCTCACCTCGCCGTGCTGCCGCAACGGCTGGTTCCACCGCAACTGCCTGCAGGAATACGCCAACACCGCCGGCTACTTCTTCAAGTGCCCCCTGTGCAACAACTCGAAGGAGTTCCACGACGTGGCCCTGATGGGCATCTCGGTGTCGAATCA GGACGCCAGCTGGGAGACCGAGCCAAATGCCTTTGCAGAGCAACTGCTGCGCGATCAGGCCTGCACGGCCGTTTTCTGCAGACAAGCTGCGGGGCGACTCGGCGACGTTGGGTCGCTGCTGTACTGCAACCTCTGCGGCTCCAATCCAGTGCACTGCTACTGCACCAACCCCGTCGACGGCGACTATGTCTGCGGCGTCTGCTCGGTGGTCTCGCCCGTGGTCTCGCCCGTCACCCGGCCTCCCACCCCGGCCGTGGTAACGGCTGACGAGGACAATACCGACAGCGACGACTTCGAGTTGATTGCCCAATTCCCCCAACTCCGCGCGATCGTGTCCAGGAGCCAGCTGAGCGGTGGAAACGACGACAGCGCCATGAACAACACACGCGATCCCGTCCACTCCAAGCTGAGCGCCTCCGTCTGGGATGATTCCGACACCGAGGACGACGAGGACGTGTTCCGCCGCGTGGTCGAGATCGAGGAGCAGAGTCGGGCGACCGGGAGGGCCAATGAGGAGCCCTCCACCTCTGGGGCCAGTGAAACGCCTGTCCAGCCACTTGCTGGAATTGGGCTGGCCAATGTTGTAGTCTCAGCGTCACCAAGATCCGTCCCAAGCCCGCCGGGAACTTCTGCAGCCACTGCACTTGGACGCAGAACCAGCTCTACTTTGGCAACAGCATCGTCTGGCTCTGAAAAGGTGTCACCTCCACGTCCACGTGCAGGACGCAGATCCAGCTCTACTTTGGCAACAGCATCGTCTGGCTCTGAAAAGGTGTCACCTCCACGTCCACGTGCAGGACGCAGATCAGCAGCCAgatcaacagcaacatcggGAGCTGAACCGCGTCGCAGCAGCGCCAGACTGCAGGCACTGGAAAACCAGGAGAACGCCAAGCCAGAAAAGGAGGCCTCACCTGctggctgctcctcctccaacGCCGCTGCTCCCACTCGGCGTTCCCTTCGCTCGCGGCGCACGCTGCCAGCCAGGATGCCTGAGCCAGGGCAAAAGGAATCTGATACAAGTAAAGAGCGCGAGCCCAAGAAGCGCCGTGTGTCTCCTGCGCCAGCTGCACGGCCAACAGGCAGGCGCCCCCTGCGCCCCTTGACGCCAGAGGCCACCGCCAGTCGCTCCAATGGGCGGACACTGCGTCGCAGGACTGTGGCCGCTCCCAATTCCAGTCAACCCCAACTGGGCAACCTGGACGTGTCCTGCGTGGCCAACAGAACCCGCCAGCGCCTCCCTGCCCACCTGGCCAGCCGCAAGTAA
- the LOC128264519 gene encoding TIP41-like protein, with protein MSNECFVPRLPVDSEAIQFHDWVISYEKSHILKSSCKLGTDECCPKDSADRCDLCHYQHSLELPHLPDMVFHKNRLVLQHKDGAVLEFKPMEALALVDNGKQPLEVACAQEWRETRPEQTMEEKFKPFDWTFTSTYQGTMNEKVRSESTDQTLNKFKLMQRENIIFYHDLTLFEDELHDHGISVMSVRIRVMPSGFFILLRHFLRVDDVLIRMHDTRFHHEIENDFILKEYIHREAPCIDLQNSVAFWTNPDEMQNFLPVKTKQLHKLFFK; from the exons ATGTCGAACGAG TGCTTTGTGCCCCGGCTGCCGGTGGACAGCGAGGCGATCCAGTTCCACGACTGGGTCATTAGCTACGAGAAGTCGCATATCCTGAAGAGCAGCTGCAAGCTGGGCACCGACGAGTGCTGCCCCAAGGACTCCGCCGACCGCTGCGACCTCTGCCATTATCAGCACTCCCTGGAGCTGCCCCACCTGCCCGACATGGTGTTCCACAAGAACCGGCTGGTGCTCCAGCACAAGGACGGCGCCGTTCTCGAGTTCAAGCCCATGGAGGCCTTGGCCCTGGTGGACAACGGCAAGCAACCGCTGGAGGTCGCCTGCGCACAAGAGTGGCGGGAAACGCG CCCCGAACAGACCATGGAGGAGAAGTTCAAGCCCTTCGACTGGACATTCACATCCACCTACCAGGGCACCATGAACGAGAAGGTGCGCTCGGAGAGCACGGATCAGACCCTCAACAAGTTCAAGCTGATGCAGCGCGAGAACATCATTTTCTATCATGATCTAACCCTGTTCGAGGACGAGCTGCACGACCATGGTATTTCGGTGATGAGCGTTCGCATC CGCGTGATGCCCTCTGGTTTCTTCATACTGCTGCGCCATTTCCTGCGCGTGGACGATGTGCTCATCCGGATGCACGACACGCGCTTTCACCACGAGATTGAGAACGACTTCATTTTGAAGGAATACATCCACCGGGAGGCGCCCTGCATAGACCTCCAAAACTCCGTGGCGTTTTGGACCAACCCAGATGAAATGCAGAACTTTCTGCCTGTGAAGACCAAGCAGTTGCACAAGCTCTTCTTCAAGTGA
- the LOC128264509 gene encoding xaa-Pro aminopeptidase 3: MNVLRRLDRLIAPHAHRSAAITTCLWPQRCRYQTTTSSSGGPNSTVTLNASEVRGVAQILRQQRGNLGQPTSVSHPHLIRPDELVPGVEMAEFKERRNQLMQNIRAYARSFGGQFNGHSSASHMLVLGAASKKYMSGKIPYVFRQNSDFYYLTGCLEPDAVLLLTIDEAQSVHSELFMRPKDPHAELWDGPRTGPELSVPLFGVTEAHPLAQLQAVLAKRAGALKPHIWFDQKSCDLPSLAENMVRLSGQEQRPLLPAYTFLEAMRLLKSRAEMQLMRRTCDIAARSFNEVMAESRPGQSEHHLFAAIDYKCRMRNASHLAYPPVVAAGQNATVIHYVSNSQLLGPHDLVLMDAGCEYGGYTSDITRTWPAGGRFTDPQRTLYEMLHQLQAEIVGAVMKPGGETLDQLFETTCYKLGKYLQEIGLVAKSVSDYKELAGQGYRFCPHHVSHYLGMDVHDTPHVPRNTRLVPGMVFTVEPGIYIGQDCGDVPPEFRGIGIRIEDDLLINEHGQVEVLTDACVKDPRALQELCQQRQRDDSGTSALL; this comes from the exons ATGAATGTCCTGCGGCGCCTGGACCGCCTAATCGCACCGCATGCGCATCGCAGTGCCGCCATCACCACGTGCCTGTGGCCACAGCGATGTAGGTATCAAACCACGACGAGCTCCTCCGGCGGTCCGAACTCCACGGTCACGCTAAATGCGTCCGAGGTGCGCGGCGTGGCCCAGATACTGCGCCAGCAGCGGGGAAACCTGGGCCAGCCCACCAGCGTCTCGCATCCGCACCTAATCCGGCCGGATGAGCTGGTGCCGGGCGTGGAGATGGCCGAGTTCAAGGAGCGGCGCAACCAGCTGATGCAGAACATCCGCGCCTATGCGCGCAGCTTTGGCGGCCAGTTCAACGGCCACTCGAGCGCCAGCCACATG CTAGTGCTTGGCGCCGCCTCCAAAAAATACATGAGCGGCAAGATCCCCTACGTGTTCAGACAGAACTCGGACTTCTACTACCTCACCGGCTGCCTGGAGCCGGACGCCGTGCTCCTGCTCACCATCGACGAGGCCCAGAGCGTGCACTCTGAGCTGTTCATGCGGCCCAAGGACCCGCATGCCGAGCTCTGGGACGGACCGCGCACTGGGCCCGAGCTGTCCGTGCCGCTCTTTGGCGTCACCGAGGCCCATCCGCTGGCCCAGCTGCAGGCGGTGCTGGCCAAGCGGGCCGGCGCCCTCAAGCCGCACATTTGGTTCGACCAGAAAAGCTGCGACCTGCCGTCGCTGGCGGAGAATATGGTGCGGCTGAGCGGCCAGGAGCAGCGTCCGCTGCTGCCCGCCTACACCTTCCTGGAGGCCATGCGGCTGCTTAAGTCCCGGGCAGAGATGCAGCTGATGCGTCGCACCTGCGACATAGCCGCCCGCTCCTTCAACGAGGTGATGGCCGAGTCGCGGCCGGGCCAGTCGGAGCACCACCTGTTCGCGGCCATTGACTACAAGTGCCGCATGCGCAACGCCAGCCACCTGGCATATCCGCCCGTGGTGGCCGCCGGGCAGAACGCCACCGTGATCCACTACGTGAGCAACAGCCAGCTGCTGGGGCCGCACGACCTGGTGCTGATGGACGCCGGCTGCGAGTACGGCGGTTACACCAGCGACATTACGCGCACCTGGCCGGCCGGCGGCCGCTTCACGGACCCGCAGCGCACGCTCTACGAGATGCTGCATCAGCTGCAGGCGGAGATCGTTGGCGCCGTGATGAAACCGGGCGGCGAGACGCTCGACCAGCTGTTCGAGACCACCTGCTACAAGCTGGGCAAGTACCTGCAGGAGATCGGGCTGGTGGCCAAGTCCGTGAGCGACTACAAGGAACTGGCCGGGCAGGGCTATCGCTTCTGCCCGCACCACGTCTCCCACTACCTGGGCATGGACGTGCACGACACGCCGCATGTGCCGCGCAACACGCGCCTCGTGCCGGGCATGGTGTTCACCGTGGAGCCGGGCATCTACATTGGGCAGGACTGCGGCGATGTGCCGCCCGAGTTCCGGGGCATCGGCATCCGCATCGAGGACGACCTGCTGATCAACGAGCACGGCCAGGTGGAGGTGCTCACCGACGCCTGCGTCAAGGATCCGCGCGCTCTGCAGGAGCTCTGCCAACAGCGGCAAAGGGACGACTCCGGCACCTCCGCCTTGTTGTGA
- the LOC128264518 gene encoding annexin B10: protein MKGFGTNEEEIIDVLAGRSNQQRQTIRGIYEAEFERDLVEDLKDELGGKFEDVIVGLMMPPVEYLCKQLHAAMAGIGTEEATLVEILCTKSNEEMAQIVAAYEERYQRPLAEQMCSETSGFFRRLLTLIVTGVRDGLSTPVDAGEAKEQAAQLYSAGEAKLGTDEEVFNRIMSHASFPQLRLVFEEYKELSGQTIEQAIKHEMSDELHEAMMAIVECVQSPAAFFANRLYKAMNGAGTDDATLIRIIVSRSEIDLETIKQEFERIYNRTLHSAVVAETSGDYKRALTALLGTA, encoded by the exons ATGAAGGGATTCGGCACCAACGAGGAGGAGATCATTGACGTCCTGGCCGGCAGGAGCAACCAGCAGAGGCAAACGATTCGGGGCATCTACGAGGCCGAGTTCGAGCGGGACCTGGTCGAGGACCTCAAGGACGAGCTGGGCGGTAAGTTTGAGGACGTGATCGTGGGCCTGATGATGCCGCCGGTGGAGTACCTGTGCAAGCAGCTGCACGCCGCCATGGCCGGCATCGGCACCGAGGAGGCCACGCTCGTCGAGATCCTGTGCACCAAGAGCAACGAGGAGATGGCCCAGATCGTGGCCGCCTACGAGGAGCGCTACCAGCGCCCGCTGGCCGAGCAGATGTGCAGCGAGACGTCCGGCTTCTTCCGCCGCCTGCTCACGCTGATCGTGACCGGAGTCCGCGACGGACTGAGCACCCCCGTCGACGCCGGCGAGGCCAAGGAGCAGGCCGCCCAGCTCTACTCCGCCGGCGAGGCCAAGCTGGGCACCGACGAGGAGGTCTTCAACCGGATCATGTCGCACGCCAGCTTCCCGCAGCTGCGGCTCGTCTTCGAGGAGTACAAGGAGCTCTCCGGCCAGACCATCGAGCAGGCCATCAAGCACGAGATGTCCGACGAGCTGCACGAGGCCATGATGGCCATAG TTGAGTGCGTCCAGTCGCCGGCGGCGTTCTTTGCTAACCGGCTGTACAAGGCGATGAATGGCGCGGGAACCGATGACGCCACCCTCATCCGCATCATCGTCAGTCGCTCGGAGATCGACCTGGAGACCATCAAGCAGGAGTTCGAGCGGATCTACAACCGCACGCTGCACAGCGCCGTGGTG GCGGAGACTTCTGGTGACTACAAACGAGCCCTGACAGCCCTACTTGGCACCGCCTAG